In the Podospora bellae-mahoneyi strain CBS 112042 chromosome 4, whole genome shotgun sequence genome, one interval contains:
- a CDS encoding hypothetical protein (EggNog:ENOG503PSN8): MKFSHIVAVLSAPLAVAALPAAAPEANAVAAAEQDVSSTLLEARQNRRPTPCVRKTDPAPTQEETDARFAEFVEVFVGSRKNISRAFEFINHNPMAQNGHASTWSILGNMWGGIQHRYIRSTIRGNMSWVNYSAPGFGTIVDRFRWEGGCIVEHWDQGERYPARK; encoded by the exons ATGAAGTTCTCTCACATTGTCGCCGTTCTATCTGCTCCGTTGGCGGTAGCTGCGCTTCCGGCTGCTGCCCCTGAAGCCAatgccgttgctgctgccgagcAAGACGTTTCCAGCACTTTGCTGGAAGCCCGCCAAAACCGTCGGCCTACTCCATGCGTGAGAAAGACTGATCCTGCCCCTACTCAGGAGGAGACAGATGCTCGGTTCGCCGAGTTCGTCGAGGTGTTTGTCGGCTCCAGAAAGAACATTAGCCGTGCCTTTGAGTTCATC AATCACAACCCAATGGCTCAAAATGGACACGCATCGACCTGGAGCATCCTTGGAAACATGTGGGGCGGCATTCAACACCGCTATATTCGAAGCACCATCCGCGGCAACATGTCGTGGGTAAACTATTCGGCTCCTGGCTTTGGAACCATTGTCGACCGGTTccggtgggagggaggatgcATTGTCGAGCAT TGGGACCAAGGAGAGCGCTATCCCGCGAGGAAGTAA
- a CDS encoding hypothetical protein (COG:K; EggNog:ENOG503Q159), which yields MEDENRTRQRGRKRWTEEEDSILYEEAMKQSTTGNVRDWHRIATKLPGRTNKDCRKRWVNKVCGGLKKGLWDPEEDRRLQSAVEKHGLRWPLIAAEVGYRSPDQCAKRWQYGLDPRLKHREWTTEEDKLLLSLVQERGREWKAIQHSHYPSRSRIDLKNRYTILMRRLNNPSHQDVFQDEDGSDTSSVISAGDASDDGTGTTAATTISTHSGSSSHRLHSRQGSRVSAASDQVVAQSNTHSQHVEVSLGTGHPHVEQLEADFNASDWLDSSAFSLIPTTTAQHAGSVDPLSLTSFLDHHSSKLHHDTAMMSSTWEDPFSASAAPQAYHLSGFHLSTSTYPQTAGLTTTTATADDHDVGKGDIEMEGMVAFDPTLLLADTTGTDSYSTEPIQSTAGPEQVPRSEQNVGGELGSGDDEDVSKVVIAVEGCDKDTLDYLLNVTRPIKGRVKMEITM from the exons ATGGAAGATGAGAACAGAACTCGTCAACGTGGCCGCAAACGATGgaccgaggaagaagatagCATCCTCTATGAAGAAGCTATGAAACAAT CCACCACGGGAAATGTCAGAGATTGGCACAGGATAGCCACCAAGCTGCCGGGGAGAACAAACAAGGATTGTCGCAAACGATGGGTCAACAAAGTCTGCGgagggttgaagaagggacTCTGGGACCCCGAAGAAGATCGTCGACTCCAATCAGCTGTAGAAAAGCATGGGTTAAGATGGCCACTCATCGCTGCTGAGGTGGGCTATCGGAGCCCTGACC AATGTGCAAAAAGGTGGCAATATGGACTCGACCCAAGATTAAAGCATCGAGAGTGGACAACGGAAGAG GACAAGCTGTTGCTTTCTCTTGTGCAAGAAAGAGGACGGGAGTGGAAGGCTATTCAGCACAGTCACTACCCATCGCGATCCCGGATCGATCTCAAGAACCGCTACACAATTCTCATGCGCAGACTAAACAACCCCAGCCATCAAGATGTCTTtcaggatgaagatggatcTGACACCAGCTCTGTCATATCAGCTGGCGACGCGAGTGATGATGGAACCggcacaacagcagccacaacGATCAGTACGCATAGCGGCTCATCATCACACAGGCTGCACTCAAGACAGGGCTCCAGAGTGTCTGCTGCGTCTGATCAAGTAGTGGCGCAGTCCAACACACACTCGCAACATGTTGAAGTCAGCTTGGGGACGGGACATCCGCATGTGGAGCAGCTTGAAGCAGACTTCAACGCGTCGGACTGGCTTGActcctcagccttctccctcatacccaccaccacagctcaGCACGCAGGAAGCGTTGATCCATTATCGCTGACGTCGTTTTTGGATCATCACAGTTCAAAGCTGCATCACGATACAGCTATGATGTCTTCAACCTGGGAAGATCCGTTTTCAGCGTCTGCTGCCCCGCAAGCTTACCACTTGTCTGGGTTTCATCTTTCCACAAGCACTTATCCTCAAACGGCGGGCTTAACGACGACCACAGCCACCGCTGATGATCATGATGTAGGGAAGGGGGATATAGAGATGGAGGGAATGGTTGCTTTTGATCCGACCCTCCTTCTCGCTGATACCACGGGCACGGACAGCTATAGCACAGAGCCTATCCAATCCACCGCGGGACCAGAGCAGGTCCCGCGATCGGAACAGAATGTGGGAGGAGAGTTGGGGtccggtgatgatgaagatgtgaGCAAAGTGGTCATTGCAGTCGAAGGATGTGATAAAGATACATTGGACTATCTGCTCAATGTCACCAGACCAATCAAGGGACGTGTGAAAATGGAGATTACTATGTGA
- a CDS encoding hypothetical protein (MEROPS:MER0034665; COG:V; EggNog:ENOG503P1JI): MSNLDSTLAGHAVPKPGASQPTNDGLDLIEEHILPKLDPEFLQYFIDVIAKQPPAHTIPIEEVRKSPQNHQPPCALDSSKEKGVGDHVVSSQDGTSIPVRVYHPVEDERGVVRPGPHPVHLNFHGGGFVLGDLQSEAGLCLVMRRAGVVVVDVNYRHCPETIWGKCIQDAWAALNWVRDEHVSLNVDPFSISIGGVSAGGHISLVLQHMARDAGIPLKLCMPTVPPTTDCLSLDYYTQSPYPSFHEFHRGPVLPWKRIKYFGNQCMPRDKLPEIRKMWPDWWLAPMRAPNWSGLCNTYIRTAEVDPLRDEGEAYAMKLVANGTMVTLKRYLGCPHTFMYLGVLSQKRQWDEDSIHALKVAHGLLK; encoded by the exons ATGAGCAATCTCGACTCGACCCTTGCCGGCCACGCCGTGCCAAAACCAGGAGCGTCGCAGCCTACAAATGATGGACTGGATCTGATTGAGGagcacatcctccccaaactcgACCCCGAATTTCTCCAGTATTTCATCGACGTCATCGCCAAGCAACCGCCCGCCCACACAATCCCCATTGAGGAGGTTCGCAAAAGTCCTCAAAATCATCAACCGCCTTGTGCTCTCGATTCTTCCAAAGAAAAGGGCGTAGGTGACCATGTTGTCAGCTCGCAAGATGGCACAAGCATCCCGGTGCGTGTCTACCACCCGGTTGAAGACGAGCGAGGAGTTGTGCGACCCGGCCCCCATCCTGTGCACCTAAATTTCCACGGAGGCGGCTTTGTGCTCGGTGACCTGCAGTCAGAGGCGGGTCTGTGCTTGGTGATGCGCAGGGCCGGTGTTGTCGTGGTTGATGTCAACTATCGGCATTGTCCAG AAACGATATGGGGCAAGTGCATCCAGGATGCATGGGCCGCGCTCAACTGGGTCCGTGATGAACATGTCAGCCTCAACGTTGATCCCTTCTCCATCTCGATCGGCGGCGTCTCCGCTGGCGGTCACATCTCGTTAGTCTTGCAGCACATGGCTAGAGATGCCGGGATCCCGCTTAAGCTGTGCATGCCCACCGTGCCCCCCACCACTGACTGCCTCAGTCTCGACTACTACACCCAATCTCCCTATCCGTCCTTCCACGAGTTCCACCGGGGGCCAGTCCTGCCGTGGAAGCGGATCAAGTATTTTGGCAACCAGTGCATGCCGCGAGACAAGCTGCCGGAAATCAGAAAGATGTGGCCCGACTGGTGGCTTGCCCCCATGCGTGCTCCCAACTGGAGTGGGTTATGTAATACCTACATCCGCACCGCAGAAGTGGATCCGCTGCGGGACGAGGGAGAAGCCTATGCAATGAAACTTGTTGCTAACGGCACCATGGTCACTCTCAAGCGGTACTTGGGATGTCCCCATACATTTATGTACTTGGGCGTCCTGTCACAGAAAAGGCAGTGGGACGAAGATAGCATCCATGCTCTCAAGGTTGCCCATGGGTTACTGAAATAA
- a CDS encoding hypothetical protein (EggNog:ENOG503NYJJ; COG:Q): MASRQQASLLRNQDDEERDYDMALRNFQSGAYRDWPNEAGFEGLGEERGPVEVPVSGHIPLWAIGSLYRTGPGIYTIDDTPKGTYRTEHWFDGLAHTHRFDITPDPDNESKVKVFYSSRRQSDHLVEHIRKTGSMKHLSFGQKRDPCLGLFSKVMGTWQAAMIPHGEKWMENVSVAILPNPPGLESESGNLLGNKTTVGRAPQSGGHRVPLPQSVWATTDNNLMKQMDPETLEPIGFATQSAFHPSLKGPLSCAHPQRDPVNGDIYNFNQDFGRETVYRVFCVSASTGQTEIIAELRGEGVHAAYIHSFFLTQHFVVLCIPASHIGWGGVKIPWAGNIVDAMEHFDESKKMKWFVVDRTNTKRGIVGRFESDAGFFFHSVNAFEEDDGRRIVCDMMRYRNLDVIQKMYCDVILQRDGATERFWEVEERAKGSMLSLTRFSLCLEQSNQPRFVPVEKVFAIPAPHAGELPTINPLFATRKHRYIYSLPYQGRSTMMDGIVKTDTQTREVLFWDIPKGHSPGEAIFVPRLPTGSNAEQEEDDGVLLSIILDGFDKTSYLLCLDAKTMKELGRAELAFAIGLGFHGVHVTASSKEI, encoded by the exons ATGGCGTCAAGACAACAAGCTTCGTTGCTGAGGAAtcaggatgacgaggaacgAGACTATGACATGGCACTTCGTAATTTCCAGAGCGGTGCCTATCGCGACTGGCCCAATGAAGCAGGT TTTGAGGGCCTTGGTGAAGAACGAGGTCCCGTTGAGGTTCCAGTTTCAGGACACATTCCCCTGTGGGCAATTGGCAGTCTCTATCGCACAGGGCCGGGCATCTACACCATCGACGACACTCCCAAAGGAACATACCGCACCGAGCACTGGTTTGATGGCCTGGCGCATACTCACCGCTTCGACATTACCCCCGACCCCGATAATGAAAGCAAAGTCAAAGTATTTTACTCGTCTCGTCGGCAATCGGACCATCTCGTCGAACACATTAGGAAAACTGGAAGCATGAAGCACCTCAGCTTTGGTCAGAAGCGCGACCCTTGTCTCGGATTGTTCTCAAAGGTTATGGGGACGTGGCAAGCTGCGATGATCCCTCACGGGGAGAAATGGATGGAGAATGTCAGTGTGGCTATTTTGCCGAACCCACCTGGACTGGAATCGGAATCAGGCAATTTGTTGGGCAACAAGACTACGGTCGGGAGGGCACCCCAGTCAGGGGGCCACCGagtccctctcccccaaagTGTGTGGGCAACAACCGACAATAATCTCATGAAGCAAATGGACCCTGAAACCCTAGAGCCCATCGGCTTTGCAACACAGTCGGCGTTTCACCCCTCACTCAAGGGGCCTCTTTCATGCGCCCATCCACAAAGAGATCCCGTGAACGGCGACATCTACAACTTTAATCAAGACTTTGGAAGAGAGACTGTCTATCGTGTCTTTTGCGTCAGCGCATCGACGGGCCAGACCGAAATCATTGCCGAGCTGAGGGGAGAAGGTGTACACGCAGCCTATATTCACAGTTTCTTTCTGACGCAGCACTTTGTTGTTCTTTGCATTCCAGCGTCGCATATCGGATGGGGAGGCGTCAAGATCCCTTGGGCCGGGAATATCGTCGACGCCATGGAGCATTTTGACGAGTCCAAAAAGATGAAGTGGTTTGTAGTTGACCGCACCAACACAAAAAGAGGGATTGTGGGACGGTTTGAGTCCGACGCGGGCTTTTTCTTCCATTCGGTGAATGCAttcgaagaggatgatggcagACGGATCGTTTGTGACATGATGCGGTATCGGAACCTCGACGTCATTCAGAAGATGTACTGCGACGTTATATTGCAGAGAGATGGAGCTACCGAGCGGTTTTGGGAAgttgaggagagggcgaaggGATCAATGCTTAGCCTCACAAGGTTTTCCCTATGTCTGGAACAGAGCAATCAGCCGAGATTTGTGCCGGTTGAGAAAGTCTTTGCAATACCTGCTCCGCACGCGGGAGAATTGCCAACAATCAATCCGCTCTTTGCGACACGCAAGCACCGATATATCTACAGCTTGCCTTATCAGGGCAGGAGCACCATGATGGATGGAATTGTCAAGACAGACACACAAACTAGGGAGGTTCTGTTTTGGGATATTCCAAAGGGACACAGTCCTGGCGAAGCAATCTTTGTACCGAGACTACCAACAGGTTCCAACgccgagcaagaagaggatgacggggTGCTTTTAAGCATTATTCTTGATGGGTTTGACAAAACAAGCTACCTTTTGTGTTTGGATGCAAAGACAATGAAGGAGCTAGGACGTGCCGAGCTTGCATTTGCGATTGGGCTGGGATTTCACGGTGTGCATGTTACTGCAAGTAGTAAAGAGATATAG
- a CDS encoding hypothetical protein (COG:U; EggNog:ENOG503NYKJ) encodes MAGDGAGVTGKSDPIITRLASEDKKWFYQKPNLLYLYLMLFPTCMGIELTSGFDSQMINALQIVPFWKIYFKDPQGALKGIIAAAYSLGAILSLPFIPMVNDRFGRRWSIFGGSVIMVIGALVQGFSVHVGMYIVARMILGFGIPTCIVSGSSLIGELAYPKERPVMTSLFNVAYFVGQIIAAAICFGTNNIQSDWAWRIPSLLQICPSLLQITFVFFLPESPRWLITKDRGDEALAILEKYHGESDRGAEFVAAEFAQMQTTIKLELEAAKKSWLDLFKTAGMRRRVLITTMLGLFTQWSGNTLISYYLGDLLKMIGFTDTTYVQKINVSIACWSLVCGATVSLLVTKIRRRVMYLACTISLLLCYISWTISMERAQTAAQAGTPNNAANIATLFFIYAYSPCYNMGYNALTYTYMVEVWPYAERSSGIAFFQLFGRLAGFFTTFVNPIGLNSVGWRYLISYCCWLAYEVVFVYFFFPETFGRTLEELAFLFEDKHLAEQANAAVEKVLNEKNADAISLGGEKGRSEVRENVA; translated from the exons ATGGCTGGCGACGGTGCTGGCGTGACCGGCAAGTCggatcccatcatcacccggCTTGCCAGCGAGGACAAGAAATGGTTCTACCAGAAGCCCAACCTGCTTTACCTTTACCTGATGCTCTTTCCCACTTGCATGGGTATTGAGTTGACGTCTGGTTTCGACTCGCAGATGATCAACGCTCTGCAGATCGTCCCCTTCTGGAAAATTT ACTTCAAAGATCCTCAAGGTGCTCTCAAGGGGATTATTGCCGCTGCCTACTCTCTCGGTGCTATTCTCTCTCTTCCGTTCATCCCCATGGTCAATGACAGGTTCGGCCGTCGCTGGTCCATCTTTGGCGGCTCTGTCATCATGGTTATCGGTGCTCTCGTTCAGGGTTTCTCCGTCCACG TCGGCATGTACATCGTCGCCCGTATGATTCTCGGTTTCGGTATTCCCACCTGCATCGTCTCTGGTTCGTCTTTAATCGGAGAGTTGGCCTATCCCAAGGAACGTCCTGTCATGACCTCGCTCTTCAACGTCGCCTACTTTGTCGGTCAGATTATTGCTGCTGCCATCTGCTTTggcaccaacaacatccaGAGCGACTGGGCCTGGAGAATCCCATCGCTTTTGCAGATTTGCCCTTCTCTTTTGCAAATCACCTTTGTCTT CTTCCTTCCCGAGTCGCCTCGCTGGCTCATTACAAAGGATCGTGGTGATGAGGCTCTTGCGATCTTGGAGAAGTACCATGGCGAATCTGATCGCGGCGCCGAGTTCGTTGCGGCCGAGTTCGCTCAGATGCAGACAACCATCAAGCTCGAGTtggaggcggccaagaagtCATGGTTGGACTTGTTCAAGACGGCCGGTATGCGCCGTCGTGTTCTGATCACCACCATGCTGGGTCTCTTCACACAATGGTCCGGCAACACCTTGATTTC ATACTACCTTGGTGATCTTCTTAAGATGATTGGTTTCACCGACACAACCTATGTCCAGAAGATCAACGTCTCGATTGCCTGCTGGTCACTTGTCTGCGGCGCCACCGTTtctctcctcgtcaccaaGATTCGTCGTCGCGTCATGTATCTCGCTTGCACCATCTCTCTGCTTCTCTGCTACATTTCCTGGACCATCTCCATGGAGCGCGCCCAGACTGCCGCTCAAGCTGGCACGCCCAACAACGCAGCCAACATTGCgaccctcttcttcatctaCGCCTACTCTCCCTGCTACAACATGGGTTACAACGCTCTCACCTACACCTACATGGTCGAGGTGTGGCCCTATGCTGAGCGCTCTTCCGGTatcgccttcttccagcTCTTTGGCCGTCTTGCCGGtttcttcaccacctttgTCAACCCCATTGGTCTCAACTCGGTGGGCTGGAGATATCTCATTTCctactgctgctggctcGCCTACGAGGTCGTGTTTGTttacttcttcttccccgagACATTTGGTCGCACTCTGGAGGAGTTGGCCTTCT TGTTTGAGGACAAGCATCTTGCCGAACAGGCCAACGCCGCTGTCGAAAAGGTTCTCAACGAGAAGAACGCGGACGCAATTTCCCTCGGTGGGGAGAAGGGTCGCTCCGAGGTCCGGGAGAATGTTGCTTGA